Proteins encoded together in one Theileria parva strain Muguga chromosome 3 map unlocalized ctg_530, whole genome shotgun sequence window:
- a CDS encoding putative integral membrane protein: MLFTHFKSINLFNPFYRTIHNNFNLCSSNVRFYGVGREHEISEQMPKVSELDRFKEVLSGDKRKQIRRSDFLKFTGGKRPIISSHLKSNLISSGLIIWCVIAFFVTFKIMKPETYEWVENERKRIEAAKQKISLIKQDQHSDNTN; the protein is encoded by the exons ATgctttttacacattttaaatcaattaatCTGTTTAACCCATTTTATCGCACTattcataataattttaatttgtgtaGTAGTAATGTACGTTTTTATGGTGTTGGAAGGGAGCACGAAATAAGTGAACAAATGCCCAAAGTGAGTGAGTTGGATAGATTTAAGGAAGTTTTGTCTGGAGATAAAAGAAAACAAATCAGAAGGTCTGATTTTCTCAAATTCACTGGAGGCAAAAGACCCATCATCTCCTCACATCTCAAATCAAACCTCATTT CTAGTGGATTGATAATTTGGTGTGTAATAGCATTTTTTGTGACTTTTAAGATAATGAAACCTGAGACCTATGAATGGGTTGAGAATGAACGCAAGAGAATTGAAGCCGCAAAACAGAAAATCTCGCTCATCAAACAAGACCAACACAGTGACAATacaaactaa
- the ATP5A1 gene encoding ATP synthase F1 subunit alpha: MRYINRIVKLAIPKGKLQAQISTGFHLGLRPFSTNKVSPAEISKLLQTKIGGWDSQKDVRDVGHVINVGDGIARIYGLKEVKAGELVMFSSGVAGMALNLETDNIGVVIFGDDRNILEGDTVTRTNRILDVPVGPELLGRVVDALGRPIDGKGDLVTKETSRVEVPAPGIIDRRSVHEPMTTGMKCVDSLVPIGRGQRELIIGDRQTGKTALAIDTILNQRLVNEGLEENKRLYCIYVAIGQKRSTVARILKILEDNDALKYTIVVAATASDPAPLQFLAPFTGCSMGEWFRNNKKHCVIIYDDLSKQATAYRQMSLLLRRPPGREAYPGDIFYLHSRLLERAAKMSDTKGSGSLTALPVIETQAGDVSAYIPTNVISITDGQIFLESELFYKGIRPAINVGLSVSRVGSAAQSKAMKQVSGTMKLDLAQFREIQAFSQFGSDLDSSTQQLLTRGTLLTELLKQKQYAPLSIPLQICVIYGGVNGLLDKLDPKLVGKYEEQLLQHLTTQHSDLLSTLEREGVLSPETEAKLKSTLEQFVDNFNKS, translated from the exons atgagatATATTAATAGGATAGTAAAACTAGCGATACCGAAGGGTAAATTACAGGCACAAATATCCACTGGATTCCACTTGGGTTTAAGGCCATTCAGCACTAATAAAGTATCACCTGCtgaaatttcaaaattacTACAAACTAAAATTGGTGGATGGGATTCTCAG AAAGATGTGAGGGATGTTGGACATGTAATAAATGTTGGTGATGGAATCGCTCGTATTTATGGCTTAAAAGAAGTGAAGGCTGGCGAACTTGTTATGTTCTCTTCCGGTGTTGCTGGTATGGCTCTGAATCTCGAAACTGATAACATTGGTGTCGTTATTTTCGGTGATGATAG GAATATATTGGAGGGAGATACTGTAACACGTACAAATCGTATATTAGATGTCCCAGTCGGCCCTGAATTGTTAGGTCGCGTTGTAGACGCTTTAGGTCGTCCAATTGATGGAAAAGGTGATCTTGTTACTAAGGAGACAAGTCGTGTTGAGGTTCCAGCTCCTGGAATTATCGACCGAAGAAGTGTTCATGAACCCATGACAACTGGAATGAAATGTGTTGATTCTCTTGTTCCAATTGGTCGAGGCCAACGTGAACTTATTATTGGTGACAGGCAAACTGGGAAAACAGCTTTGGCCATTGATACTATACTGAATCAACGCCTAGTGAATGAAGGTTTAGAAGAGAATAAGAGattatattgtatatacGTGGCAATTGGGCAGAAGAGATCAACTGTGGCTAGGATACTAAAGATCTTGGAAGATAATGATGCCCTCAAATATACCATCGTTGTTGCTGCTACTGCTTCAGACCCTGCCCCTTTACAGTTTCTAGCTCCTTTTACTG GATGTAGTATGGGCGAGTGGTTCCGTAATAATAAGAAGCATTGtgttattatttatgaCGATTTGTCTAAACAGGCAACTGCTTATAGGCAAATGTCTTTATTGTTAAGAAGACCACCAGGACGTGAAGCTTATCCAG gtgatatattttatttgcATTCTCGGTTATTGGAACGCGCTGCTAAGATGAGTGACACTAAAGGTTCTGGCTCTCTCACTGCTTTACCCGTAATTGAAACCCAGGCCGGAGATGTCTCTGCTTATATTCCAACTAATGTCATTTCTATTACCGACGGACAAATTTTCCTAGAATCTGAGCTTTTCTATAAAG GAATAAGACCTGCTATAAATGTTGGATTATCAGTATCGAGAGTAGGATCAGCAGCACAATCAAAGGCAATGAAACAAGTTTCTGGTACTATGAAGCTTGATTTGGCTCAATTTCGAGAGATTCAAGCATTTTCACAATTCGGTTCGGATTTGGATTCCAGTACTCAACAATTGTTGACTAGAGGTACTCTTCTGACTGAGTTGTTGAAGCAGAAACAGTATGCACCATTGTCAATTCCACTGCAAATTTGCGTAATTTACGGAGGAGTTAACGGTTTACTCGACAAACTTGACCCCAAACTTGTGGGTAAATACGAGGAACAACTACTTCAACACCTCACAACTCAGCATTCAGATTTGTTATCTACGCTTGAGAGGGAAGGAGTTTTAAGCCCAGAAACTGAAGCTAAACTTAAATCCACACTTGAACAATTTGTAgataatttcaataaatcTTAA
- the CSP4 gene encoding Cold-shock' DNA-binding domain protein yields the protein MTRLNGVCKWFNNKKGYGFITLENGEDVFVHQSEIYADGFRSLRENEKVELEVIMDNNRKKAIHVTGPNGSHVTGTNSHYGNNNDKFNDIYNRY from the coding sequence ATGACAAGATTAAACGGCGTATGTAAGTGGTTTAATAACAAAAAGGGTTACGGGTTTATAACCCTGGAAAATGGAGAGGATGTGTTCGTACATCAAAGCGAAATTTATGCCGACGGATTCAGATCACTGCGTGAGAACGAAAAGGTCGAACTCGAAGTCATTATGGACAACAACCGCAAAAAGGCCATTCATGTGACAGGGCCAAACGGCTCTCATGTCACTGGTACTAACTCTCATTACGGAAACAacaatgataaatttaacgaTATTTATAATcgttattaa
- a CDS encoding CECR6/TMEM121 family protein, whose amino-acid sequence MVGKRFSEKCEIITWLSLSYILNLILLNLQSIGLMYYMYICQPKFIYMLIVDAFCLFKWTISMLPKLVGHKGSNCWVLYSRIFTIKAFIIFFWVLPVKPHSKGVLLKSQGGRSLEIMLLLFITPTVYTILAFSTGIHLYGGVNMVSSERLIHSDLILHVIFDYLDIIDIFHKFSIDYNSLINTFNFYKIFCSVFLVTPIFLHSYTFPHFSTPNTVNTDNALDINVGNANNSGRLMKRDEVYFCRKFAGIVGIFFVDLPFLFIRIYTWQSTVHYSAFAPFMLKNLCFILLQISRIRHTSSKVDLFQTSNKHKITPHIDSTNTSRKINEIKLLKMNEILLKILLMINVDLKCELAHYLDSTLNLSNWINILLSLPHFIFSLSKFILIIILLKMLQKEYLIHGMELLDYTNLDRIFILADYRIFLFCFHLTILVSLLILFIWSVLGQFVDALFVSILTFTKLTAFVFSLIVMCNYVDSFSSLEFISSKWPGKSIHYIFIFFSFKPFMNLLINLYPFLCVFLGKRKVYYTNPSTFKHKKSKLHQNLLFKNLQNVNKDLMSSDEICDVNLTSFVLLTNSKEMCCTCSSYTMMIGPNLIKSYRLHNSLFHIHKNKLINTLILRLFCLVLTIMRGGHFGLLLTIFSIEAVLSLVYWIYSCLIRNLSLESLEVQMLASNIFKQRSLNEFGNSITEVNKKVYKKYKKHQTMFKHTFYSFL is encoded by the exons ATGGTTGGTAAAAGATTTTCTGAGAAGTGTGAAATAATAACATGGCTATCATTatcatatattttaaacctGATTTTGCTAAATTTACAATCAATTGGTTTAATGTATTACATGTACATTTGCCAGCCGAAGTTTATCTACATGTTAATTGTGGACGCGTTTTGCCTGTTTAAATGGACAATAAGCATGTTACCAAAGCTTGTAGGCCATAAAGGCTCTAACTGTTGGGTGTTATATTCTCGTATATTCACAATCAAGGcctttataatatttttctGGGTATTACCTGTTAAACCACATTCGAAAGGAGTTCTTTTAAAGTCACAAGGCGGTCGTTCTCTTGAGATTATGTTACTGCTATTTATCACGCCAACTGTGTATACGATTTTGGCATTTAGTACTGGAATTCATCTTTACGGTGGAGTTAATATGGTTTCTTCAGAGCGTCTAATACATTCTGATTTGATTCTTCATGTTATTTTTGATTATTTGGACATCATCGATATTTTCCATAAGTTTTCTATTGATTACAATTCACTTATTAACACGTTCAACTTTTATAAAATCTTCTGTTCAGTTTTCCTAGTCACTCCAATCTTCCTGCAtagttacacatttccaCATTTTTCTACTCctaacactgttaatacTGATAACGCACTTGATATTAATGTTGGGAATGCGAATAATAGTGGAAGATTGATGAAAAGAGATGAGGTATACTTTTGTAGAAAGTTTGCGGGAATTGTTGGCATTTTTTTTGTAGATTTACCATTTCTTTTTATAAGAATTTATACATGGCAATCAACTGTACATTATTCAG CTTTTGCACCGTTTATGTTGAAGAATTTATGTTTTATCCTGTTGCAAATTTCTAGAATAAGACACACTTCATCGAAAGTTGACTTGTTTCAAACCtcaaataaacataaaattactcCACACATTGATTCAACCAATACCAGTAGAAAAAT AAATGAGATAAAGTTGCTGAAGATGAATGAAATCTTATTGAAGATATTATTGATGATAAATGTGGATTTGAAGTGTGAATTGGCTCATTATCTTGACAGTACTTTGAACTTATCCAATTGGATTAATATTCTTCTCTCACTACCACATTTCATCTTTTCACTTTCCAAGTTCATTCTTATCATTATTCTACTTAAAATGTTACAA AAGGAGTATTTGATACATGGTATGGAGTTGTTGGATTACACCAATTTGGACCGCATATTTATATTGGCTGATTATCGCATTTTCCTGTTTTGTTTTCATTTGACAATATTAGTTTCTTTGTTGATTCTATTCATTTGGTCAGTTCTCGGGCAATTTGTTGATGCACTTTTTGTCTCTATTCTCACCTTCACAAAGCTTACAGCATTCGTATTCTCACTCATTGTAATGTGCAACTATGTCGACTCATTTAGTTCATTGGAGTTTATCTCATCAAAATGGCCTGGGAAATCTATTCactatatttttatatttttctCTTTTAAACCG tttatgaatttgttgataaatttgtacCCATTTTTATGCGTGTTTTTGGGCAAAAGGAAGgtttactatactaaccCATCAACTTTCAAACATAAAAAGAGCAAATTACACCAAAATTTACTTTTCAAAAATCTacaaaatgttaataaag ACTTGATGAGCAGTGATGAGATTTGTGACGTGAATTTAACATCATTTGTCTTATTGACAAACTCTAAGGAGATGTGCTGTACGTGTTCTAGTTACACTATGATGATAGGTCCTAACCTGATCAAGTCTTACCGTCTGCACAATTCACTCTTTCATATACACAAAAACAAACTGATTAACACTCTGATTCTAAGACTGTTCTGTTTGGTTTTAACTATCATGAGAGGAGGCCATTTTGGACTACTTTTGACTATATTTTCTATTGAAGCAGTGTTATCATTAGTTTACTGGATCTACAGTTGTTTAATTAGGAACTTGTCACTTGAATCGCTTGAAGTGCAGATGTTGGCATCCAACATTTTCAAACAGAGGAGTCTGAACGAGTTTGGAAATTCAATCACAGAAGTCAATAAGAAAGTTTATAAAAAGTACAAAAAACACCAAACCATGTTTAAACACACCTTTTACTCTTTTTTATAA
- a CDS encoding putative integral membrane protein, with protein sequence MMTFVRMVALSGFQSGKGSTRISNLIWFLLGILTSFGHIIFFHSFTVFTGMVQLSISEVLYFVLNIKVFSLIFYALGFITAFILFPVSLFMLQVSLFGGFLGSLSTIFPLIVAVKSPELMPNIGVKILLYITSGASCCFFGAIKMISIGSVTDPFVLGNPSTKMLFFLLGHPVGDFLATIIAPVAAFSSIFRVLNNFTTESIVFFTYKLTIIFLLVLIISLLILSSTNYRDREHRVWMKTNVIRQRQKLFSSIQLLVHHFPYVMLSLIVLFANGLFSLFSVMYAIDVNELYNPMAKSFVIVFLRDSFDFLGKCLQHLIKFDANSLTLQSTDSENYLEPNFDISGRANDRVNAGECSRKKLLTPLSVACLLAFFQVLIVLLMFLETRFGKMPLKSFLFRYNVGIFLTIIMSAIKGFVISHIYTRLLNDPAVNAHTATNAVNSNTNINTDNTNNTIDAIITDHSVDRDDVVGNSLNDDRIISSFLTCSFGLLQLIPLAFWTFMDLNVILSFINISNNTTLTN encoded by the exons ATGATGACTTTTGTGCGCATGGTAGCCCTTTCAGGCTTCCAGTCTGGAAAAGGAAGCACTCGAATCAGtaatttaatttggttTCTGCTTGGAATTTTGACCAGTTTTGGTCACATTATATTCTTTCATTCCTTTACTGTCTTCACTGGAATGGTTCAGCTTTCAATATCGGAGGTTTTGTACTTCGTATTAAACATCAAGGTCTTTTCACTCATATTCTACGCTTTAGGTTTTATAACAGCGTTTATCTTATTTCCAGTGAGTTTGTTTATGTTACAAGTCTCTTTATTTGGTGGATTCTTGGGGTCTTTGTCTACCATCTTCCCTCTGATCGTGGCTGTTAAAAGCCCAGAATTAATGCCAAACATAGGTGTAAAAATCCTCTTATATATCACTAGTGGTGCTTCGTGTTGCTTCTTTGGTGCCATTAAGATGATTTCAATTGGTTCAGTGACTGACCCCTTTGTGCTTGGAAACCCCTCAACCAAGATGCTGTTCTTCTTGCTAGGACATCCTGTAGGTGATTTTTTAGCAACTATAATTGCCCCTGTTGCTGCTTTTTCTTCAATTTTCAGGGTTTTAAACAACTTTACAACTGAATCCATTGTGTTTTTCACCTACAAACTcacaattatatttttattagtgCTGATTATCAGCTTACTGATTTTATCATCCACTAATTACAGGGATAGAGAACATAGAGTCTGGATGAAGACAAATGTGATTAGACAGCGTCAGAAATTGTTCAGTTCAATTCAACTACTCGTTCATCACTTTCCATATGTCATGTTATCACTTATTGTACTGTTTGCAAATGGTCTTTTTAGCCTTTTTTCAG TGATGTATGCTATTGATGTGAACGAACTGTATAACCCAATGGCGAAGTCGTTTGTTATAGTATTCCTGAGAGATTCTTTTGACTTTTTAGGCAAATGCTTACAGcatttaatcaaatttgaCGCCAACAGTTTGACCTTACAATCAACCGACTCAGAAAACTATTTAGAACCAAATTTCGATATTAGCGGCAGGGCCAATGACAGAGTTAACGCTGGTGAGTGTTCAAGAAAGAAGTTGTTAACTCCTTTATCAGTCGCATGTTTATTGGCATTCTTTCAAGTTTTGATAGTGCTACTAATGTTTCTTGAAACTAGGTTTGGAAAGATGCCCCTAAAAAGTTTTTTATTCAGATACAATGTTGGAATTTTCCTTACGATTATCATGTCAGCCATTAAGGGTTTTGTTAtttcacacatttacacTCGTTTACTCAATGACCCAGCAGTCAACGCTCATACCGCCACTAATGCTGTCAACTCTAATACCAACATTAACACTGATAACactaataatacaattGATGCTATTATCACGGATCATAGTGTTGACAGGGATGATGTAGTTGGAAATAGTTTGAACGATGACAGAATAATCAGCAGTTTCCTGACATGCTCATTTGGTCTGTTGCAGTTAATTCCTTTAGCGTTTTGGACTTTTATGGACTTAAACGTTATATTGTCGTtcataaatatttcaaacAACACCACACTAACAAActaa